In one window of Solanum pennellii chromosome 2, SPENNV200 DNA:
- the LOC107010085 gene encoding disease resistance-like protein CSA1 has protein sequence MQRSISSSKNVCNQILRLGKQLEPGMNKYRAPCDIFINHRGIDTKRNVAGLLYEHIKNNLGLRPFLDSKNMKPGDKLFDKIDPAIRHCKIGVAIFSPQYCDSYFCLHELSLMMESKKKIIPVFCDVKPSELAVKDLNLNFPNKDLEKFNLALEEAKYTVGLTFDTLKGDWSEFLVKASDAIMKNLYEVEREKFINRKKYIRRQQLLHNY, from the exons ATGCAACGTTCAATATCTTCTTCCAAAAATGTATGCAACCAAATTCTCCGGCTCGGGAAACAACTCGAGCCGGGGATGAATAAATATCGCGCACCGTGCgatatttttataaatcataGGGGAATCGATACGAAGCGAAATGTCGCGGGGTTGTTATACgaacatattaaaaataatctcGGGCTTCGTCCGTTCTTGGATAGCAAGAACATGAAGCCCGGGGATAAGTTGTTCGATAAAATCGACCCCGCGATTCGCCATTGTAAAATTGGGGTGGCTATATTTTCACCTCAATATTGTGATTCGTATTTTTGTTTACATGAATTGTCTCTAATGATGGAATCAAAAAAGAAGATCATACCTGTTTTTTGTGATGTTAAGCCTTCTGAGCTTGCTGTTAAGGACTTGAATCTTAATTTTCCTAATAAAGATTTGGAGAAATTTAACTTGGCTCTTGAGGAGGCAAAATACACCGTTGGACTCACATTTGATACCTTAAAAGG ggaTTGGTCAGAATTTTTGGTAAAAGCTTCAGATGCAATAATGAAGAACTTGTACGAGGTAGAAAGAGAGAAGTTTATcaacagaaaaaaatatattcgcAGACAACAACTTTTGCATAATTATtga
- the LOC107009588 gene encoding serine carboxypeptidase-like 31, producing the protein MFTQYSLLLIIIISSILFLEPIKIVGRRSHELSNNNKPDSSSRVGSYTEDLVTNLPGQPSVNFKHYAGHVTVNENKGRALFYWFYECSIDPQDKPLVLWLNGGPGCSSVGYGATQEIGPFLVDFDGFGLKLNPYSWNKEANLLFLESPIGVGFSYSNTSGDYYNIGDDFTANDTYTFLHKWLLKFPSYKKRPFYIAGESYAGKYVPELAEVIVDKNKDPSLFIDLKGILLGNPETCDAEDWKGLVDYAWSHAVISDETHKTISDTCNFHSDDTWSNQTCSEAVDEVLKQYKEIDIYSLYTSVCIRDTATSQQQTTQVLFDTKSKMMPRIMGGYDPCLDDYTSSYYNRLDVQKALHVISDGQHLKNWSICNMTIFGNWSDSKVSVLPIYHKLINAGLKIWVYSGDTDGRVPVLSTRYSLSALGLPITTKWRPWYHQKQVGGWVEEYKGLTFATFRGAGHAVPTFKPSESLAFFTSFINGQSLPFQRI; encoded by the exons ATGTTTACTCAATATTCTCtgcttcttattattattatttcctcaatattatttttggagCCAATAAAAATCGTTGGACGACGTTCTCATGAATTATCCAATAACAACAAGCCTGATTCTTCTTCACGGGTCGGTAGTTATACTGAGGATCTTGTCACTAATTTGCCAGGACAACCTAGTGTAAATTTTAAACACTATGCTGGACATGTTACAGTAAATGAGAACAAAGGAAGAGCACTCTTTTATTGGTTTTATGAATGCTCAATTGACCCTCAAGATAAACCTTTAGTGCTTTGGCTCAATGGAG GTCCAGGATGTTCTTCAGTGGGATATGGAGCAACTCAAGAGATTGGGCCTTTTCTTGTAGATTTTGATGGTTTTGGCCTAAAACTTAATCCTTATTCATGGAATAAAG AGGCAAACTTGTTGTTCTTGGAATCTCCAATTGGCGTTGGCTTTTCATACTCAAATACAAGTGGTGATTATTATAACATTGGAGATGATTTCACGG CCAATGACACATACACTTTTCTACACAAGTGGCTTCTCAAGTTCCCATCATATAAAAAACGACCATTTTATATTGCTGGAGAGAGTTATGCAG GAAAATATGTACCTGAGTTGGCTGAAGTCATTGTTGACAAGAACAAAGACCCTTCCCTTTTCATTGATCTCAAAGGGATCCTG CTAGGTAATCCAGAAACATGTGATGCAGAGGATTGGAAGGGTCTAGTAGATTATGCTTGGAGCCATGCTGTCATTTCTGATGAAACTCATAAAACTATTTCTGATACTTGTAATTTTCATAGTGATGATACATGGAGTAATCAAACTTGTTCTGAGGCTGTTGATGAAGTCCTCAAACAGTACAAAGAAATTGATATCTATAGCCTTTACACCTCAGTATGCATAAGAGATACTGCCACTAGTCAACAACAAACCACACAAGTCTTATTTGATACTAAGTCCAAAATG ATGCCAAGGATTATGGGAGGATATGACCCATGTCTTGATGATTATACTTCTTCTTATTACAATAGACTTGATGTTCAAAAGGCTCTTCATGTTATAAGTGATGGTCAACACCTCAAAAATTGGAGCATTTGcaa TATGACAATCTTTGGTAATTGGTCAGACTCAAAGGTATCAGTTCTTCCTATTTATCACAAACTCATCAATGCTGGACTCAAGATTTGGGTCTACAG TGGAGACACTGATGGAAGAGTTCCTGTTTTATCAACAAGATATAGCTTAAGTGCCCTTGGTCTGCCAATTACAACTAAATGGAGACCATGGTACCACCAAAAACAG gTAGGAGGATGGGTTGAAGAGTACAAGGGTTTGACATTTGCAACATTTAGAGGAGCAGGACATGCTGTTCCAACTTTCAAGCCTAGTGAATCACTTGCattcttcacttctttcattaaCGGACAATCTCTTCCTTTCCAACGTATCTAA